The uncultured Desulfobulbus sp. genome window below encodes:
- the pilM gene encoding type IV pilus assembly protein PilM, with translation MAKKDNLIVGVDIGSHAVKICQLQHTSSGYKLLSLGSANIPAGSVEDGVLQEPDEVGKAISGLLKNLKIKNSKIGISISGYSVIVKKVNLEKMDSDTLDEYIKSEAEQYIPFDIDDVYLDYQQVRSRDESSDRVEIMLVAAKKEVVNDYLNMLSELKLKTVLVDVDGFALENIWETISGGHENVALVDIGASKMNINIISEGVSVLARDIVVGSEQLTEQLSNTLDVDIESAERIKIGAEVASDNDEVTRIFNQTCTQWVLEIKKAIDLYFANNPDKPLESLVLSGGGSKVSGLLDFIHQETGLKVYAFNPFEKMIYDQNKFDPTYIQLIGPEMAIAAGLAIRQSSI, from the coding sequence ATGGCTAAAAAAGATAATCTCATTGTCGGCGTTGACATCGGTTCTCACGCCGTAAAGATCTGTCAGCTTCAGCATACAAGCTCAGGATATAAGCTTTTGTCTTTAGGAAGTGCCAATATTCCTGCTGGATCCGTGGAGGATGGCGTGCTCCAGGAACCTGATGAAGTGGGAAAAGCCATATCAGGACTGCTGAAAAATTTAAAAATTAAAAATTCAAAAATTGGTATCTCCATTTCCGGGTACTCAGTTATTGTGAAAAAAGTAAACCTGGAGAAAATGGATAGTGATACCCTTGATGAGTACATAAAATCGGAGGCAGAGCAATATATTCCATTTGATATCGATGATGTATATCTAGACTATCAGCAGGTACGTTCCAGAGATGAGTCCAGCGATCGAGTAGAGATAATGCTTGTTGCTGCTAAGAAGGAGGTGGTCAATGACTACCTTAATATGCTCTCTGAATTAAAATTAAAAACAGTGCTCGTTGATGTTGATGGTTTTGCTTTAGAGAACATTTGGGAAACAATATCTGGGGGGCATGAAAATGTTGCTCTAGTTGATATTGGTGCCTCTAAGATGAACATAAATATTATATCAGAAGGCGTATCAGTACTTGCTCGAGATATTGTCGTTGGGAGTGAGCAGCTCACTGAACAGTTATCTAATACACTTGATGTCGATATTGAATCTGCTGAAAGAATCAAAATTGGAGCAGAGGTAGCTTCTGATAATGATGAGGTTACCCGAATATTCAACCAGACATGTACCCAGTGGGTCCTGGAAATAAAAAAGGCAATTGATCTTTATTTTGCAAATAATCCTGATAAACCTTTAGAATCTCTTGTTCTGAGTGGAGGTGGTTCCAAGGTGAGCGGTCTTCTGGATTTTATCCATCAGGAAACAGGTTTGAAAGTATATGCTTTTAATCCATTTGAAAAGATGATCTACGATCAAAACAAATTTGATCCAACGTATATACAACTGATTGGCCCTGAAATGGCGATCGCAGCCGGGCTAGCTATCCGTCAATCATCTATTTGA
- the purU gene encoding formyltetrahydrofolate deformylase, with amino-acid sequence MSTPISQSNSASATLLIHCPDNKGIVATISEFIFKNNGNITYLDQHVDTHLKVFFMRIEWELSDFIIPDDKIGEYFDLLIAQKYEMKWQLHFSHELPRMAIFVSKMPHCLYDILSRWKSKEMEVDIPLIISNHRDLEPVAQQFGIDFYHFEINKHNKEEQEQAQLALLAEHNIEFIVLARYMQILTADFIEHYRNNIINIHHSFLPAFPGAKPYHSAFERGVKVIGATSHYVTADLDAGPIIAQDIIRVSHADSIDDLVRKGRDLEKVILSRSIWHHLQRQLLVFQNRTIVFT; translated from the coding sequence ATGAGTACACCCATTTCCCAATCCAATAGCGCCTCTGCCACCCTGCTGATCCATTGCCCCGACAACAAAGGTATCGTTGCCACAATCAGCGAATTCATTTTCAAAAATAACGGCAACATCACTTACCTTGATCAGCATGTTGACACACATCTCAAGGTATTTTTCATGCGCATAGAATGGGAACTTTCTGATTTTATCATTCCTGATGACAAGATCGGTGAATACTTTGATCTTCTTATAGCTCAAAAATATGAGATGAAATGGCAACTCCATTTTTCACATGAACTGCCTCGCATGGCAATTTTTGTCTCAAAAATGCCCCACTGCCTCTACGATATCCTCTCTCGCTGGAAATCCAAAGAGATGGAAGTCGATATCCCGCTGATTATCAGCAATCACCGTGACCTGGAACCTGTCGCGCAACAATTCGGTATCGATTTTTATCACTTTGAGATCAACAAGCACAACAAAGAGGAACAGGAACAGGCGCAGCTTGCTCTCCTGGCCGAACACAATATCGAATTTATCGTGCTGGCCAGGTATATGCAGATTCTCACAGCCGATTTTATCGAACACTACCGCAACAATATCATCAACATTCACCACTCTTTCCTTCCCGCCTTTCCCGGTGCCAAGCCCTACCACTCAGCCTTTGAACGTGGGGTAAAGGTCATTGGAGCCACCTCACACTATGTGACTGCAGATCTTGATGCTGGCCCCATTATCGCCCAGGACATCATCCGCGTTAGCCATGCCGATTCTATTGATGACCTGGTCCGAAAAGGGCGGGATCTCGAAAAGGTGATTCTCTCACGATCGATCTGGCATCATTTGCAAAGACAGCTCCTGGTTTTTCAAAATCGCACCATCGTCTTTACCTGA
- a CDS encoding transketolase C-terminal domain-containing protein — protein sequence MIFPIDLTAYQPLKFSLSQESLDNDQKATLQKNINLVRDAIVFFTALANTKGLGGHTGGAYDIVPELLIADGFMKGGDSCYPVYFDEAGHRVAIQYIMAVLNGYKKPEALLHYREFKQGLYGHPERHEEEGIFFSSGRLGHMWSHVNGVTEANPGKTVFMFGSDGSQQEGDDAEAARYAVARKLNQTLLLDDNDVTIAGHPTEYMQGYDLVNTLSGQGLAVTTCDGEDIDTLYQHIRQAITTQGPAAVVIRRKMAVGVAGIEGLPKGHDVIPVNLAVDYLNAKGHTAAVAMLEQKPEKGPKAEYKGSTPEQGKNRDAFGKIICDHLAKMDNPKAKVIVVDSDLEGSCGLHHIRKNCPDVYVHGGIMERNNFSVAAGFGSTPDKQGIFGTFAAFQEMVISEITMARLNQANVLAHFSHSGVDDMADNTCHFGINNFFADNGLAENDQTRLYFPADALQLEALLGKVFYDQGLRFVFSTRSATPFILNEQGEKFYGEGYEFQADKDEVIREGKDGYIISYGEMLYRCLHVVEELKAEGINIGLINKPVLNVIDEAMLAKVGASPMALIVETQNTKTGLGSRYGSWLLERGFAPKFGAMGTWKDGMGGLSEQIPYQGLGTADIQEKVKQLLGK from the coding sequence ATGATTTTTCCGATTGATCTCACGGCTTACCAGCCTTTGAAGTTCTCCCTCAGCCAGGAGAGCCTGGATAACGACCAGAAGGCCACCCTCCAGAAAAACATTAACCTCGTTCGTGATGCCATCGTTTTTTTCACCGCGCTGGCCAACACCAAAGGGCTTGGTGGACACACCGGTGGTGCCTATGACATCGTGCCCGAGCTTCTCATCGCCGATGGGTTCATGAAGGGGGGCGACTCCTGCTACCCGGTCTACTTTGACGAGGCGGGCCATCGTGTTGCTATCCAGTACATCATGGCTGTGCTGAACGGCTACAAAAAACCCGAAGCTCTGCTCCATTACCGCGAGTTTAAACAGGGACTCTACGGTCATCCTGAACGTCACGAGGAAGAGGGCATCTTCTTTAGCTCCGGTCGCCTGGGTCACATGTGGAGCCATGTCAACGGTGTTACTGAAGCCAATCCCGGAAAAACCGTGTTCATGTTTGGCAGTGACGGTTCCCAACAGGAAGGTGATGATGCCGAGGCGGCCCGTTATGCCGTTGCCCGTAAACTCAATCAGACTCTGCTGCTCGATGATAACGACGTGACCATTGCCGGTCATCCCACCGAGTACATGCAGGGCTATGATCTGGTCAATACCCTCTCTGGTCAGGGGCTGGCCGTGACCACCTGCGATGGCGAAGACATTGATACACTCTATCAGCACATTCGCCAGGCCATTACCACCCAAGGTCCGGCAGCCGTTGTCATCCGCCGTAAAATGGCTGTGGGTGTTGCGGGCATTGAAGGGCTTCCCAAAGGGCATGATGTTATTCCGGTCAATCTGGCGGTTGATTACTTAAATGCCAAAGGGCACACTGCCGCTGTAGCCATGCTCGAGCAAAAACCGGAAAAAGGCCCCAAGGCAGAATACAAGGGAAGCACCCCTGAGCAGGGCAAAAACCGTGACGCCTTTGGTAAAATCATCTGTGATCACCTGGCCAAAATGGACAACCCCAAAGCAAAGGTCATTGTTGTTGACTCTGACCTGGAAGGTTCCTGCGGTCTGCACCATATTCGCAAAAACTGTCCGGATGTCTACGTCCACGGTGGCATCATGGAGCGCAATAACTTTTCCGTCGCCGCCGGTTTTGGATCCACCCCGGATAAACAGGGTATCTTCGGAACCTTTGCCGCCTTCCAGGAAATGGTGATCTCTGAAATCACCATGGCTCGCCTCAACCAGGCCAATGTCCTGGCCCACTTTTCCCACTCCGGTGTGGATGACATGGCAGACAACACCTGTCACTTTGGCATCAACAACTTCTTTGCCGACAACGGCCTGGCCGAGAACGACCAGACCCGCCTCTACTTTCCGGCGGATGCCCTCCAACTTGAAGCACTGCTGGGGAAGGTCTTTTACGATCAAGGACTGCGTTTTGTTTTCTCCACCCGGTCAGCGACCCCCTTCATTCTCAATGAACAGGGAGAAAAATTCTACGGCGAAGGCTACGAGTTCCAGGCAGATAAGGACGAGGTCATTCGTGAAGGTAAGGACGGTTACATCATCTCCTACGGAGAGATGCTTTACCGCTGTCTGCATGTGGTTGAGGAACTCAAAGCAGAAGGGATCAATATCGGCCTGATCAACAAACCGGTCCTCAACGTGATTGATGAGGCGATGCTGGCCAAGGTAGGTGCAAGCCCGATGGCACTGATCGTCGAGACCCAGAACACCAAAACAGGACTGGGCAGCCGCTACGGCAGCTGGTTACTGGAGCGCGGATTCGCGCCTAAATTTGGCGCCATGGGTACCTGGAAAGATGGTATGGGCGGGCTTTCCGAGCAGATCCCCTACCAGGGACTGGGCACTGCCGATATTCAGGAGAAGGTGAAACAACTTCTGGGAAAATAA
- a CDS encoding phosphoenolpyruvate carboxykinase (GTP) codes for MLEYKKGVDILSAVGGVTTIGEAKQLFAQQLDEKHLARLAKITNEEALLKVANAIAMCEPKAVYIHTGSEEDRAFVRQLSLEKKEEKSLAIEGHTVHFDLPEDQGRMVNQTLYIANEGEQVSSLAKKELRDESHAYMKEHMRGIMQGMTMFVGFYSRGPVGAKAAIPAIEISSSTYVMHSAELLYRNCYADFDAEVTRRGEFFTNVHSEGTNRSEDIPKARIYMDRSWQTTFSTFCTYAGNTLLMKKGNHRFASDCAMYKYNGVELSEHMFITGMTGPGGRKTFFAGAAPSGCGKTTTAMVGSDFVGDDLAQMWIEEDGTLRAVNPEIGIFGIIEDVNQEGDPHLMKCLRKPGAEVIFSNVLIDAQDKPRWVGDGEPAPEQGVNFQGEWTPSMEKVPMSHPNSRCTLRADNIANHNKAANADPAGLVVEVVTYSGRDSNTMPPIWVAKTMDAGVAIGASIVSKATAAEIGATGVNRQPWANTPFVAGNLADYLDAQFNFYGNPKMSRKPIMSGLNYFLTHEARGSEGNGLLGEKRDVHVWLGWLELYTHGDVEAIETPIGMIPKYEDLKKLFSEKINKEYPESLYTMQFSLYVDNVIARIDLQEEAWRKEEGASERLFAVYAEQKAALLKLKSEKGEIVKPQDL; via the coding sequence ATGTTGGAGTATAAGAAGGGCGTTGATATTTTATCAGCGGTTGGCGGGGTTACGACCATTGGCGAGGCAAAACAGCTGTTTGCACAGCAACTTGATGAGAAACATTTAGCGCGCCTGGCTAAAATCACCAACGAAGAGGCGCTGCTTAAAGTTGCAAACGCCATCGCCATGTGTGAACCCAAAGCGGTCTACATTCACACCGGCAGCGAGGAAGACAGAGCTTTTGTCCGTCAGTTGAGCCTGGAGAAAAAAGAAGAAAAATCATTGGCCATCGAAGGACATACAGTGCATTTTGATCTTCCTGAAGATCAGGGCCGTATGGTCAATCAGACCCTCTATATTGCCAACGAAGGAGAGCAGGTTTCTTCTTTGGCGAAAAAGGAGTTGCGTGATGAATCCCATGCTTACATGAAAGAGCATATGCGGGGCATCATGCAGGGGATGACCATGTTCGTTGGCTTTTACAGCCGCGGTCCGGTTGGAGCCAAGGCAGCTATTCCCGCCATCGAGATTTCCAGCTCCACCTATGTCATGCATTCCGCTGAGTTGCTGTACCGCAACTGCTATGCTGACTTTGACGCCGAGGTTACTCGCCGTGGTGAGTTTTTCACCAATGTCCACTCCGAAGGAACCAATCGCTCCGAAGATATTCCCAAGGCGCGTATCTACATGGATCGCAGTTGGCAGACCACCTTTTCCACCTTTTGTACCTACGCGGGCAACACCCTGCTGATGAAGAAGGGCAATCATCGTTTTGCCTCAGACTGTGCCATGTACAAATACAACGGCGTAGAGCTTTCCGAGCACATGTTCATCACCGGCATGACTGGCCCTGGTGGTCGTAAAACCTTCTTTGCAGGTGCAGCGCCTTCCGGTTGCGGCAAGACCACCACCGCCATGGTCGGGAGCGACTTTGTCGGCGACGATCTGGCTCAGATGTGGATCGAAGAAGACGGAACCCTGCGTGCGGTCAACCCTGAGATTGGTATCTTTGGCATCATCGAAGATGTGAATCAGGAGGGCGATCCCCACCTGATGAAGTGTTTGCGTAAGCCTGGGGCGGAGGTTATTTTTTCTAACGTCCTGATCGATGCGCAGGATAAACCTCGCTGGGTTGGCGATGGTGAGCCCGCTCCGGAGCAAGGCGTCAATTTCCAGGGCGAGTGGACCCCGTCCATGGAAAAGGTGCCCATGTCCCATCCCAATTCACGCTGCACCCTGCGTGCGGATAACATTGCCAACCATAACAAGGCCGCCAATGCGGATCCCGCAGGCTTGGTTGTTGAGGTCGTGACCTATTCCGGTCGTGACAGCAACACCATGCCCCCCATCTGGGTTGCCAAAACTATGGATGCTGGTGTCGCAATCGGTGCTTCCATTGTTTCCAAGGCAACAGCAGCTGAGATTGGTGCGACTGGCGTGAACCGTCAGCCTTGGGCCAACACCCCCTTTGTGGCCGGCAATCTGGCAGACTACCTGGATGCGCAGTTCAATTTCTACGGCAATCCCAAGATGAGCCGTAAGCCGATCATGTCGGGTCTCAACTACTTCCTGACCCACGAGGCGCGTGGTAGTGAGGGGAATGGACTGCTGGGGGAGAAGCGCGATGTTCATGTCTGGCTGGGATGGCTTGAACTCTACACCCACGGTGATGTGGAAGCCATCGAGACCCCCATCGGTATGATTCCCAAATACGAGGATTTGAAAAAGCTCTTTTCCGAGAAGATCAATAAAGAGTACCCGGAATCACTCTACACCATGCAGTTCTCCCTCTATGTCGACAATGTCATTGCACGTATCGACCTGCAGGAAGAGGCTTGGCGGAAAGAAGAGGGGGCCTCTGAGCGATTGTTTGCCGTCTATGCCGAGCAGAAGGCAGCCTTGCTCAAACTGAAATCTGAGAAAGGCGAGATCGTCAAACCTCAGGATCTGTAA
- the pyk gene encoding pyruvate kinase — translation MYTPPVLPQCKTKIVCTIGPATDSLEMLTQMLEAGMTIARLNFSHGDFRDHGVVIGRIRQAAEQVGRPVAIMADLPGPKIRIGTLAEEPIELKIGDPFTLTTEELIGNGELVSVTLKELPQAVQPGDLIFINDGLIQVKVERIEGEQVHCHVVVGGRLRSKKGLNLPGIDLGISAFTAHDRECMQFALNQGVDAISQSFVNSAADIQAVRAAAREMGFDPFIIAKIERASILSRIDEVMEAADGVMVARGDLGVELPIEEIAVMQKMITARANIFGKPVITATQMLESMINNRRPTRAEATDVANAILDGTDAVMLSEESALGRYPLEAVRMLVQIALATEPHRTKKSYTKQPEHPIFCEIREVDYIASSVNSIVGQNDTVAAILTPTDSGLTARRLARFKLPTWIIAVSSNKQTCRELLFSAGVFPLYETTHPGDWTTIARDYANRFALKGSCIIQTEGPSPENPHRNHKMEIIDLREIGPKACG, via the coding sequence ATGTATACTCCCCCTGTTCTTCCCCAGTGTAAAACCAAGATAGTCTGCACCATAGGTCCGGCAACCGACTCCCTGGAGATGCTGACCCAGATGTTGGAAGCGGGGATGACCATTGCCCGGCTTAATTTTTCCCACGGTGATTTTCGCGATCATGGCGTGGTTATTGGCCGGATTCGTCAGGCCGCAGAGCAGGTAGGGCGGCCGGTGGCTATCATGGCAGACTTGCCGGGGCCCAAAATTCGTATTGGTACCCTTGCCGAAGAGCCCATTGAGCTAAAAATTGGGGATCCTTTTACCTTGACCACCGAGGAACTCATCGGCAATGGGGAGCTGGTGTCTGTGACCCTGAAGGAGCTGCCCCAGGCTGTACAGCCTGGAGATTTGATCTTTATCAATGATGGCCTCATTCAGGTGAAGGTGGAGCGGATTGAAGGCGAGCAGGTTCACTGCCATGTGGTGGTAGGGGGCCGTCTGCGTTCGAAGAAAGGGTTGAATCTCCCGGGGATCGATCTGGGGATATCGGCCTTTACCGCCCATGATCGGGAGTGCATGCAGTTTGCCCTGAATCAAGGGGTTGACGCGATCAGTCAATCCTTTGTCAACAGTGCAGCCGACATTCAGGCTGTCCGTGCGGCAGCCCGTGAGATGGGCTTTGACCCCTTTATCATCGCCAAAATAGAACGCGCTTCTATTCTCAGCCGTATCGATGAGGTCATGGAAGCTGCCGATGGAGTTATGGTGGCCCGTGGAGATCTGGGCGTGGAATTGCCCATTGAAGAGATCGCGGTGATGCAAAAGATGATCACAGCTCGGGCTAACATCTTTGGCAAGCCGGTGATTACAGCAACCCAAATGCTGGAATCCATGATTAACAACCGAAGGCCTACCCGTGCCGAAGCCACGGATGTTGCCAATGCCATTCTCGATGGAACAGACGCGGTGATGCTTTCCGAAGAATCAGCCTTGGGACGTTATCCGCTGGAGGCTGTCCGCATGCTGGTACAGATTGCCCTGGCAACAGAACCGCACCGTACCAAAAAGAGTTACACCAAGCAGCCCGAACACCCAATTTTTTGTGAAATTCGTGAGGTCGATTACATCGCCTCCAGTGTGAACTCCATTGTTGGTCAGAATGACACCGTGGCAGCCATCCTCACTCCCACCGACAGTGGATTGACCGCGCGGCGGTTGGCACGATTCAAACTGCCGACCTGGATTATCGCGGTGAGTTCCAACAAACAGACCTGCCGGGAATTACTCTTTTCTGCGGGGGTGTTTCCGCTCTATGAGACAACGCATCCTGGAGATTGGACGACTATCGCCCGTGATTATGCCAACCGTTTTGCCCTGAAAGGGAGCTGTATCATTCAGACGGAAGGCCCGTCACCGGAAAACCCACATAGAAACCATAAAATGGAGATCATTGATCTGCGTGAAATCGGGCCTAAAGCTTGCGGGTAA
- a CDS encoding hotdog domain-containing protein — protein sequence MHYVATKICRTSEIGINGNLFGGTMLSWLDEAGAAYAGYLCRDPNIVTLKMEEVLFKRPVKISHHVRIYARVYKMGKSSITLDVEARRFDFEKELEESVCSTRMVYVKIDPQGNPTPIDARLRENMDQSISALMQRL from the coding sequence ATGCACTACGTGGCCACAAAAATATGTCGAACCAGTGAAATAGGAATAAACGGCAACCTGTTTGGTGGGACCATGCTTTCCTGGCTTGATGAGGCGGGAGCTGCCTACGCAGGGTATCTTTGCCGGGATCCCAATATAGTGACGCTCAAGATGGAAGAGGTGCTCTTCAAACGGCCTGTTAAGATCAGTCACCATGTGCGCATTTATGCCCGGGTGTACAAGATGGGAAAATCTTCGATTACCCTGGATGTGGAGGCGAGGCGGTTTGATTTTGAAAAAGAGCTGGAGGAGAGCGTCTGCTCGACCCGCATGGTCTATGTCAAGATTGATCCCCAGGGAAATCCCACCCCTATTGATGCACGTTTACGGGAAAATATGGATCAATCCATCAGTGCATTGATGCAGCGATTATAG